The window CGAAGACGCTCGCATCGTGATGGTCGGATTGACTCGTCGTGGCGAGCAGAAACTTCAAACCGTCCTGCCACTGCTAGACGACTTGCGAAAAACGACATTGAAGGGCATCTCGAAGTCGGAGCTGGAAGCGACGCAAAACGTGCTGCGGAAGATGCAGAAGAACTTAACCAAACACATTTCAAAGGAATAGTCTCATGAAAAATCTTATCGCTACTCTCTGCCTCTTGGTAACGGCTGCTGGCGTTGCCAGCGGACAAACGCAGGTCGAGCCCGACACGGCACTTCGGATGCTCAATGCTCAGCAGCAACAGTTCGAGAAGGGAGTTGTCAAAGTTGCGGACAACGTTTACACCGCGGTTGGGTTTCACGGAGCGAACACCTCAATGATCGTCGGAACGGACGGCGTGATTATCGTCGATACTCTTTTCGGTCCAACCAGTGCAGCCAAAGCGGCTGAGGCTTTTCGGCAATACAGCGACCAGCCGGTCAAGGCGATCATCTACACTCACAGCCATGGCGATCACATTGGTGGAGCCAGTGCCTTTGTCGGCGATGAGAAACCGGACATCTATGGCACGGAGACCTTTGGTTCGGCCGAGGGCGTCAACAAAGCGGTTGATCCGGTAAAGCAGAAGCGAAATATTCGCCAGTTCGGACGGAATCTCTCGTCGTCGGAGATTATCAACCGCGGTGTTGCACCGGCGGGTACAGACGATGGCGATCGCGGCAAAGGATTCCTTCCACCGACCGTCACCGTTCCCAGCAGCGGACTCAAAACGACGATCGCGGGTGTCGAAATCGAATTCCACATCGGCCCAGGGGAAACCGACGACGCGATGTTTATCTGGCTCCCGAAGGAGAAGGTGTTGCTGGCGGGCGACAATTTTTACAGCTCCTTTCCCAACCTGTATGCAATCCGGGGCACGGCCTATCGCGACGTGCTGAATTGGTCCGAAAGCGTCGGGAAGATGGCCGCGTTGAAACCACACGTTGTCGTTCCTGGCCACACGATGCCCATCCAAGGACAGGAAGCGGCTACGACGGCACTTACGGACTACAGCGAAGCGATTCGCAGTGTGTACGACCAAACGGTGCGAGGCATCAACGCCGGCAAAGGTCCCGACCAACTCGCTCACGAAGTCAAGTTGCCAGAGCATTTGAAAGACAAACCGTACCTCATCGAGTTCTATGGATCGGTTCCTCATGCAGTGCGAGCGATCTATGCGGGGCTGCTTGGATGGTACGACGGCAATCCGACGACGTTGAATCCGTTGGAACCCAAGGTCAAGGCGCAAAAGATTGCCAAGCTGGCGGGTGGCATAAATAAGCTAACCGAACAGATGAACGCCGCACTGGCGAATCAAGATTACCAATGGGCACTTGAGCTTTCGGAACATTTGAAATGGCTGGATGATGGAGATCGAAAGCTGGCCCGCACGGTGAAAATCGAGGCGCTGCGAGAATTGGCGGCACGCGAGTACAACGCGCCTAACCGAAACTACTATTTGAGCTATGCCAACGAGCTTGAATCCGGACAGTTGAGCGAGTTGTGGTTTTAGTCACTCTTTGTTCAAAGTGACTGGGGCTTCCAGTCGCAGTTCCCAGTGAATGCTACCGCTGGAAGCCCCCGCCACGTTCGATCTTCCCCCTTCCCCTGAAAGAATCCAAGATGATTCAACGATACTTTTCAATCACACTTCTG of the Rhodopirellula baltica SH 1 genome contains:
- a CDS encoding alkyl/aryl-sulfatase, encoding MKNLIATLCLLVTAAGVASGQTQVEPDTALRMLNAQQQQFEKGVVKVADNVYTAVGFHGANTSMIVGTDGVIIVDTLFGPTSAAKAAEAFRQYSDQPVKAIIYTHSHGDHIGGASAFVGDEKPDIYGTETFGSAEGVNKAVDPVKQKRNIRQFGRNLSSSEIINRGVAPAGTDDGDRGKGFLPPTVTVPSSGLKTTIAGVEIEFHIGPGETDDAMFIWLPKEKVLLAGDNFYSSFPNLYAIRGTAYRDVLNWSESVGKMAALKPHVVVPGHTMPIQGQEAATTALTDYSEAIRSVYDQTVRGINAGKGPDQLAHEVKLPEHLKDKPYLIEFYGSVPHAVRAIYAGLLGWYDGNPTTLNPLEPKVKAQKIAKLAGGINKLTEQMNAALANQDYQWALELSEHLKWLDDGDRKLARTVKIEALRELAAREYNAPNRNYYLSYANELESGQLSELWF